The sequence below is a genomic window from Mercenaria mercenaria strain notata chromosome 14, MADL_Memer_1, whole genome shotgun sequence.
AAAATAAAGCAATATAGAGCCAATTATCCCCTAGTGGTCAGGGTTTTTAACGAAAATAAATTATTGGAAAGACGGACATGCAAGAATCCTAAAGACTCACCATGAGCACCTCGTgtttaggtgagctaaaatgttCATCAGTAACTGTTATTAGCACTAAGTATTTAAATTAGAAATGACATTCTTTCTGTTTAAATAAgactcaaaattcaaattttgacagtaaaataacGTATATGCAGAGTACTAGCttgacattgacaatttgaaatagataaagttttgttatttaacattaaaatatcgGTAACATTCGCAgatttataaacacaaattattgAGCTAAATATAGAATTATTGACCTTAAATAAGGCACATTGAAAATTTAACAGTAAAGTAATTTAAATCAGGGCCATTCAGTATATTAAGGTAAAAATACAGGCGTGTACATAAAAGCATatgaaatggtaaaaatataatTGCATTGTAATATGTTTGGTATTTCAGAAAGTAAGAAAAGGCTACTACATAACTATTTACATGATGTACATTTACTAGCTTTGTTGTTCCCGAGACGTGTACCAAAAAAAGCCATATCGACAGTAATCACTATCGCAaccatttaaaacatattattcttAAATCAGTTTGAACAATAATGCTTTATTACATATTGGCTAtagttaaaaagttatttttcatttcatttatttatttcaagttaaTATGCATAATGATCACATGCACTTTCACACGTTTCAGAGGAAACCTTAAATGATAAAATTACATCACAGGCATTCTGAAAGACCAACTGTTTGCTTTCTTAGAAACTAAACTAATTCACTATTTTTGTCgcaattaaatatataaaaatgtttggcatttgatttttatataatggttgatatatttttaagaaGGATTTGAAACTTTGTTGACAGTGTCTattaccgtgttcagactacgtttttaatcctacattaacttgggtttattttttaaactagtttgcgtccacactatatgtggtgtaaaacgtgaattttgtaaaggtcaagtggtttctgtaatgtagcattaaaactacctcaggaggtggttttaatactacattaaaaagtaatgctacattattttacaaatgtgaacgcaaatgtgggttataactggttttacaatcccaaatccacagatcttaccttttggaggaagaataccatgtgtttctcttttgtatcaaacaattgatgctgtggctggcaaaattaattggactgttgttgaaacaaaaacattaaattgcgatatggagtcatgctgacgctcaaaatggacaatagatggaatgaacagaaattcttagatgaacacagaagtttaatattgatgaccccttcttgtttctgttagcttcaattctttgtaaccttttttgcttattgcaagatatctgttaacttccaacattgcatgtatatatttaaaccacatttctttgcctagtgtggacgcaaactggattatattttgatgggttttgaatgtcaaataccaattatagccaattagtgcctaataaaaataaaaccgttcggctagtgtgaacacggtataagttATGTAAACATAGGAGAATAAGTTGATCTTACTATTCTCTgttgaaatttgaaatgtttgttactcGGTACTGAATGTAAACTACcttaattataacatttaagaTAAACGAGGTTAAACTATTAATTCATCCGCAGTGTATTGTGttacaaactgacatacgggcctcaacgtatacaggtattgcatcatcttttttttataaatttttgagttattgaggtaaatgtcagattttttttctgtatttggtaacttaaatttccatttaaatttcataaaattcggttcagtaataaagaagttgatattttttaaactttagcaATTTATGTTtctatccccaaaaccactatctatttataaatactgcatgacacccttgcgagtattttatgcaggtgcgcgtcagtgcataagagtttaaaagcaggaatgtacaggagaaataaagtaatacataaagtatttgtgagaatttgagacaAAGCTGATAGCACTAATAAAAAGGCGAGatgtacagtaaaaggattaaaaacagcctggtcactcagaagtcctggcccagtttggttaccccttgcctaaactggtccagggtaggtgcttgagcaatgtcagccggcaaagaattccagagaatgatggtagccgggtagaaagagaacttgtaataattacagggtgtttgaatttgccgAAAAGATAgggaatgcatgtgtctagtgagccgggtaggaggtaaaatataagatggcatcggcactgcaaccagtccatggacaatcttgtaaaacatcagtagcctggcatcatttcttctgtttgcaagggaacgccaccccaattgctttaacatgtgtgtgacactgctgtaatttgaatagtcactggtgacccatcgagcggccctgcgttggaccatctcgattttatgtatgttgagctgtgtatgtggactccacactgagctgcagtactctagatgtggtctaacaagggttttgtaggcaaattccctaatattttgctgtttggagggaatattgcgcttaatgaagttaagtgtttgactagctgttgaagtgacctggtttatgtgtttgttccagtttagatctgaagtgatgctaacaccaaggtattttgcatcactCACGGTTGACTGTGATATAAAcagcagtatcatcagcaaataaccggacctgtgaaacaatattttcaggcAGGTCGTTTATGTATAGCAGAACGGTATGTAtgtataacgggccttaaattgtgcATTTTCCTTTCGCGCCATAATAGTCCGAGCTCACGGCTATGTCGTGATTCTCGTGCAAAATCCAATATTCGGCGGGACATTACAATACAAATTGACTACACCAGATATGCTTAGCACACACCACATTATACAGGCTAACGCTATGTCACTCAAATCGTATTTGTCAATCTTTTCATTGTTAATTATGGATCGCTggtactgcattgtattgtatagTATAAATGTATGGTTTGACAAGTATAGTACCgtgtatttaatttttaattgcaatttaaagATAATGTATGCCGGTTTATTGCATATCTATAAAGTGTCCGCTTTGTTACATGTTAGTCGATAATAGCGAGTTATCCTTCATACCAGCTATTGTGTTACGTTTAATTACattgcatttttgttaatttgtgttgtaaataatagctgcagttaatcattttcttatctataatttttcatcgtaatcttttcatatctttatcatactttaactttagtctagtaagtaattaatttgagaattgatggaagtaataagtgacgtactGTATtaacgtgacgtatgaacttaatAGCACGTATactttgtataagtagcacgtattatttatgggagcctacagaggtatggtgtacccaaaggaccagttttgtgcttttatttgtatttgctattGTGCTTACCatctgttatatattttagcttcttccacaaGACGacattttcctggtgatgtcacgacccggaagtctTTTACCCGTGGTTTACTTTACTCGCCTATGTGTGAATTCCCAGCGCTGAGAGTCTACGTCCCATAGTTGTGCCTTAACCGCCAAGCTCTGACCTTTGTAATCGATTGAGATATCTCAGGGATACAGACACCGGATATGGGGAGTCAGAATGGGGTCAACGTCTTCGCGATTTAATGGGACAGTACCTTTACTAATAAACATTTCAGTGCTACCCTAAGTTCAAAGTGAAATCGAAACATCTGTATTACCGTCACAgtgatatgtataatatataaataacctGAGAATTGAACATCTTTTATAAACCATCAGATATTGAgctcagttttttttcttctacttAGTTTActtttcattcattgtaaatattcatttttttctgtaaataaacttgtaaatattgtaatgtgtGTTAAACTGTTCGTATAGTTTCTGTCCCCGGTTCGACCATCCTGTCACATATTCTAAGCAAGCtttaattgtatattttttattcaaaagattCAAGCAATTGAACTATCAATACACTGATCAATTATATCGATGTTTCATAATTTAAACACGGAGTCGGCTATTTCTATTAAAACAATATTGAACGGTGACACACTGTCTGATGATTTCTTCACTGCGATCTTTTCAAACTGGAtaacaagataaaaatatttttctggcCTTGCTATCATTTACACCAGGATGTAAGTATGCGTTTATATAGTTTTGAGGCACTTTCGTTAGACTATTCTTCTATGTCATTATTGATCATAAAATCACAGTTTTGTAATTGACACATTCTActtattccatataaaataagattatattgggaatatgaaaaacaactgaaatatctgctaaatgtattttcacaaaataattgTGATCtatatttttgccttttttttgttattttgcataACAGCTGGACATTTTTCAAACGTggaaaataaaattcaatgtgACTTATTTGGTATCAAAATGATGGCTCTAATTTGTATGAAATGAATATATGACTTTGACTTTGATAAATGTTGTTTGATTCCAATATTTTGATAAACgtcttatttttcatctttttagaaaaaaaacgaatttcatttcttttattttaaatcagCAAAAGTAAATTCTACATTTTCCTGTAACATCTCAACAATGATTGACATTTCCTACTTTTGACTTTGCTTTGATATCTTGTACTAGAGTAATGGTTATCACTTTTATCATTACTTAACAATATGGCTTTATTATTATTGATTGTCACTCATGACTTCCTTCCCtaaatgtttattgtttttattgttattacatttaCACTTTTTGTTATAACaaaaatagttgttttattttaaaatggcctTAAAGTATAATGTTAACCATATACTCGATCTGCCGTATAAGCCCCCGTTTTTCGGCCTCTGGTCATGTagtataatgttaaatatgtccTCGATATGCGTATTGGCCTTTGCTTGGGGCCTCTAGTGATGTagtataatgttaaatatgtcaTCGATATGCGTATTGGCCCTTGCTTGGGGCCTCTAGTTATGTagtataatgttaaatatgtccTCGATATGTGTATTGGCCCCCGCCTCTGGTCATGTagtataatgttaaatatgtcttCGATATGCGTATTGGCCCTTGCTTGCGGCGTCTTGTCATGCTATATAATGTTAAACATACCCTCGATCTGCCATATTGGCTCCCACCTTTCGGCCTCTGGTCATGTAGTataatattagttacactgcttgttggtgacatgGTATAGGATATACGctatccatatcaggcgagagggAAGCTCGAACCTGATATAAATTTTGGAGAcggcgtatatcccgtatcctgtcaccaacaagcagtgtaacgattttatcttgccgactaccttttacatcctcgctgtaattggcataattttatattaataaagatACTTACAGTTACaatgcagactggaatcctgcaatcttCTCTTGTCATCctgctttgattatagttgaatgagttgattaacaccagtaataaaatgtaaaatgaactgtattttaaCTGAATCaaaaaacacagaagctcatttatacaggttatgaacgggttttgaaaaaaactttttatattccatcctttcgaaaaattatcagattacatgatgtcagaaatgtcttaaaacttcggcTTTCGCTTTCGTCCGTTTCCCGTTAATTCCTTTAacttgcaggtagattaaattATCCTACAGCAACTactgtcttacaaatgtgttaatttcTTTGCTTTACGACGATTTAACTAAAATAAATCTTCAACCTGGTAATCGCGGCCGttccatacagagttactgttcttttATTGCCACTAACTTCACGAACCTAATTTAGATAGGAAAAAAAATAGAAcggaaaaaacataatttttatctcGAAAACGATATCTAGAGCTAcagcttataatctgacttgattcaattacgctagcgatgcggcagccatttcgTTTGTAATCAAagttcatatctgaaatgtactagcaggatatagaatatatcctgtctccacgtggcgtctattgaccaatagaaatgcaagaatcttgtaggaggcaagataatgtTAAGTATGCCCTCCTTATGCGTATTGACCCTTGCTTATGGCGTCTTGTTATGCTGTATAATGTTAAACATACCCTCGGTCTGTCATATTGGCACTCAATTTACGGCTCGGTATTTGAACGAAAGACTAATGATATATTACATGTCCACATCAATAACACATTACCAAGGAAGCTAAAACCAAACCATTATTCCGACATTATTTTATcgatattttttttctgtctttatttttttatgcttTTCCGATTTCGACTGCGGAAAGATGTTTGTTCTTTTTcctgttaaataaaacaaaacacactCCTAAACAGAAGATATTGACACTGGCATTTAATTATATGCTTTTGTCTACATAGCTAAACCacagaaagaaagaaactgaTTTGGTTTATGTATAGGGTAGACATCGGATCCttgttgttccttctcttgagaaggaatatattaattcggtaagtcacacttgactgagctactgatatcgaaagctgttgtaattacaagctggccaattaaactccatgaccttagaagtaacctctgacgttaaactattctttctcaattgaggcgactctctgactgaacgcgttccatggattacatgatactaaacccgaggatgattgattgattctttaaTTTCCTCTAtgcttgaagaacataacatattatgtacatttcagccgaccagatagacatatatcagcaaacataaatgtaaacaaccaaatattatcgttaccttcaaatgtatggttaatatgtgaaaacaaaccccattgcgaccctctaattatgcgcaacagaTTCACAAATCGAATCATTaaggattgaccgggtcaatgtcttattgccgtatttactctactgaaattGGTAACAGATTTAACTTGTTGTTAGatttaacaattttgttaaataactagcgtaaatacttacctgacatttttAGGCAGtaaaaaacagacattgcaaccaaacttttacaagatgatcattttatattcatttagatgtgccctagaaggaacttttgctatgctttaacttgtttaacTTATCTGCAGATATTTCGACCACTCGTAGACATTTGAACCACTATCTGAATATGGCGGTATGGTCCTGCTTACTGGGTtgtatttacatatttcagtCAAGTACTACGACGTTTTAATCAGCAGCTACATGCGAAGCGGTAGTACACTGACGGGTATTATTCTAGGCTGGAGAGCTGACACGTTCTATTTATATGAACCTTTCTGGAAAGTCTCGCAGTGGGCTTACTGGCATGGTAACGACACAGTTTGTCGCTCTGATTATCTAGACTGCAGGTAAGTTAGACTGCATGTATTTTAATCTAACAAAGTTTAAAGTATATCTTAGTCATCATTATTGTATTCTTATGTGATAATCATGTAGGGATAACAAAGCACATCTGCAGAATTCCTAGGGATCAGTTGGTGCACGAACTCGGAAGGGCAAAAGTACCAACGTATCCTGAGGAATTCTGAagatattataatacaaaatgaacatgcgcttACACTGTTCTAGCATAAATCGCGTAGAAATAAATAACATATGAATATAGCGTTCATCATCattatgaaatttcatcaaagtCACAGGGAAGTAACTAACGAggcctctgattggttgaaaaaagtatatggtattctgCAGTGTATATCTACCATGTAAAGTGATCTCccattggtgcaaaatatgttggatgtgtttgaaaactaccttatttcataaaataaaactgtaatccATGATTACTGGCTAAAATAATATGAGATGATGCACTTTgtgtgagaaatatgcatgttctAACAGtagggcatttttatgaaaaatgaaaaaaaatcactgccgGACAACgggtaaccgagttcaaagagaaaaaagtgcccaaaagtgatGCCCAACATATATATTCCCTGCAGTGTTTCGAtagttcttggatagttctttcaacctgagtaggtggcatcaaaTGTTTTAATGTTAGGAAAGGCCCGTGACcggaaacattacaatgtgggccTATGGAAATTTAGTTGTTTCCCTATGACCAAAGGCGCAGGAGTATCAGTGTTTCTTTATGACGTTGGCGTCTTTTCCGTTTGAATTATTCATCTTTGGGTCGTAATACATTTACGCTTTGGCACGAAACGCGCATatcatataaaaatgtgtttaacaGCGCGTGAGGACTAAAATCTCTCTATTAACACACGTTTACTTAACTGTTAAaacatccccaaaaatatgcttCAGTGAACAATGCATATTTCAATACAGGTGTGATTATGTTTATCATCCAAAATAAAAGTTCTGTTAGGATACTGATAGTACTAGATACAGTGCATGTTCTACATGCATTCGACTGCATATTCTTTATATATATGGTAATTTAGTTTTACACTTGTGTGAAgaccatatgagccgcgccatgagaaaaccaacataatgcattttcGAACAgtttggatccagaccagactgcgtgtcagaatccatgctgttcgctaacaatttcttaaattgcaataggctttgaaagcgaacaacatggatcctgactagactgcgtggatgcacaggctggtctgggtccatgctggtcacaaatgcactatgttggttttctcatggtgcggctcatatgaatCTCCGGAAACTGCTTCGTCTGAGATCGAATCTAAACAACCATTTCTATTAGTGACAATTGTCCTAATTTATCAAGTTCTATGAAGCCTTTATAGTATCATCATGGACATTCAAGTTGTATTGTTTCTCTTAATTTTGACAAGACCGCCTCGGTATGTTTTTAGAACTTCCGCTTCGTGTGCAGGATATCTGGGTTCGATCCATGGCCGCGTTATACCAAAGACTTGAAAAAATGGCACTAGTAGATTCCTCGTTTACAAGTAGACACAGTTGTTTTTACCATGAGAAAACTATTGGAAAAGACACCAATCCCAAACAAACACTCGAAAAGACAGCTATAAAATGTCTAACACATGTTTAATTATCATTGTccatataaatataaaactaaaaagaTGTGTATATGTCTTTTTTCTTCAGGAAAGTAGAACCAGGGAAGGCAGTTCAAGACAAATCATTTCCTAACAACAAATACAAGTAATACAATATATCTTCACTTTATCAAAAccacaaaaatgttttgaaatgttacaGCCAGTTTTGTCTTGAACAGATGGTTATGTTGTAGTCCATCTACTgttgatatctattttttttttcaaatagccACTTGGTACTTGGTAGGGTCCGTGTCTACGAATGCTGTAACATCTAGCGTTGTCTGCGATATCGCTCATAACTAGCAAAAAACGGCATCTGTGCATCAACCCGTGGTTACATAATGAATTATTCCTGaattaaatttctataaaataattaaatatttgtttttcatctgTACTTATTGTCTTCCTGTGGGACAAACCCTTTTGCTGAAATGAAAACTTTCATATTTTAACGTTTTAAGAGTTATATTGGGACTCCTAAAAGCTAATGCAGACCaatgtatattttgcaaaatcgtttttatctattttttgtttaaaaactttgGGTTAATCTTAAGTAACTAAGTATTCGTATCTTTTCATAAAGAATTGGcttgttaaaattttgaaaagaatcaAAACACACCCTTAATCGAGTATTGAATGATGCCCAGTCACATGTTTTGGTCCAGTGTCAGTAAACATTCTCTTTGTTTTCAGAGACCACCCTGTGTCATTAGTCATGGCAATGAAGATATTAAGAAAAATCTACAGTTGTCAATTTGATGGCTTGAAACGGACAGTTTTTGATCGGCACATAACAGTTGGATTAGGCGGTAAGTGTTAAATATTATATCAGTGGACATTTACATCAATTTGGGGAGCTACAAAGTGAGTTCAAACTGCATTGGGTCTTTCACAAACAATCTTTAGGAGAAAGATGTCATTGTTATTTCACCGTTTTTATAACATAAGTTTTCTTATGGCCTTAGAAATTAATATAAAGTACGCCTTCATGAATTGTAGTAGGAGTGTTTCAAATACTAAAGAAATCTTTCATTTTGTAATTGAAAGAtcatttatataggaaaatctgaCAAACgaaattaaaattttgcaatatttaacGTTCACTACACATGTTTTGCCAACAGAGAGTAGCATATCCTGAAAGCTTGACAAgaagaagaatgtaaaaaagtaTACTAAAATATTGGGTCCATAAATTGTTCTTGTATCATATCAAGACCGAGGTCTGATGGTACTTAAAGTCAAAATCTATTAAGTAATACAATGTATCTTATTAAAGTAATACTTTTGTACTTAAGGTcaggctgaaaaaaaaacaaaaaaaaacaacataagtaCTCTAAAGACACGTTTGCGACAATGAACATCACAAACTGTCGTTGATGCAGATGTTATTTATGGGCATCGTATAATATTTAGTAACAGCATTTTTAGTTATATATGGTAATACATAGGTTTGCTTAAACGAGGGAGTGGACCGGCTGTTTTTAAATCCATGTTCGGTGTTCAGTCTCTTTAGAGATGGACGCTACGTTTTTCGTGAAAGACAGGGCATCGTTCCAGAAAATTTGCTTAGCTAGACAAAGTGTGAACTTGGGAGTACACTGTATAAAATTGAATTACTAACAGTCCTATAGgacaaacaatgaaataaaagtttgaaaaaattatatttaggAGAAAACCTATGAAAATCTGAACATTTGTGAAACAGGCCCTAGTTCTCCTTAAGCCCGCTGGATCTACTAGTATACTGCTTCGTAATTGTCTTCTCACTTTTTTGTCGGGCAAGagtggtgtttctcttgttggGCTATCATCTTCAATGGAGCTGACTGCAGGTTTTTAGGGTTTTTCAAGTGTGCTTATCATAAACATTTACATGAGCTTGTTGTATATATCGtgtattttattgcattttgttTCGATTCTCTTACATCTTTTCTCTGGCTTCGGAACATATGAGGTGTTTTTACTACTGCTTGTTTTCTATATACTCTGTATAGACCGAAATATAGAAATGTACTTTATATTtaattacttaattttttttcaatctgtTTCTTGCATAGGTCCCAGCTGGAGTCAGATGCGTACTTGCATGAAAAGCAAGGGGGAATTTGAATCATGTCTTCAGAGTTATATTCCACAAAACTGTAAGAACGCAACACATCGTGTCGCCAAAGTACTGCGACTGTCAGTTGATCTGCTGGAAGATATACTTCGTGCACGTAAAAACCTGAAGGTCATTCATCTGTTTAGAGATCCAAGGGCAATCATCAATTCAAGAATTGAGAGAAAATGGTATCCACCACATAAAGAAGAACGAATCATTGAGAACGCCAAAACTTTATGCAATAAAATGCTGTATGACTTTCAAGCAGGTCAAAAATTATCTAAACTTTACCCTGATCGATTTATGTTCGTTTACTATGAAGATTTAAGCGAAAACCCATCCGGTAAATCGaaagaattattcaaatattttggtATGAATTTAGAGGAACATAAGTACAGACACGTGAAGAAATTATCTGTATTTAACAACGCAGCGAAACGAAGTGAACGTCAGAATAACACAGCATTCTGGTGGAGAAAGTCCTTAAAGTGGGACATTGTGCAGAAAATGGAGCCATTATGTAAAGATGTCTTTACAGAACTTGGATATAAAATTTTTACTAACGTGCAGGAATATCAAAACCTCTCAACTTCCAGTATTACTATACCAAATAAGTATTTAATCCTGAAGGTTAAAGAGAATGCATCCCAAGATTAATTTGTAGCTTTGGTTTTGTTTacgttataaaaaaaaatctgtaggaaaatccctcggaagcatagaatgcaacaaagcaaaatgatagcaaatTCGGTTTGACTGAGGTTGTTCATTAGAGGTtgggaaagtgcaacacctctcacaccccctagcaccggttttaGCGGAACTCTTAATACACATGAGCAACGAGTGGATAAATCTACACATTCATTACTAGtttaattattatcatcatcatacttatcattatcatatttttattattgttgttgtcgATATGGTTTTATTATAGTTATTTGAGAGAACAACAATCAAATCTAAACATTTATAGTGTTTCATCAATGCTCTTGATCAATACGTGTTTTAGCCCCCGCCTATAAAACAATACGTCATTTTAGGTTGTCGTAACGGATAACACATGAGTTTTTACTGTACCGGCGGCGTCGGAGGCTTGTCTAGACACGTTGTTTTAACAATTCTGAACAAGCCCATACAACGATAACACCaattaattgacaaaaaatccATAACTCATGCTAGCATTTTGACATTATGCCCCTCATGTACTTAGCCATTGCTTCAACAAAACACAGTCTATGTCTGTCAGCGAGTTATTACCTCAGTATCTGTATACAgcttaataaaacttcacacatcaACTTTATAATATTCCATAACATTTACTATTGTTTTCATTTCGATGCCTCTTTTTATACTTAgccatttttcttttcttcaacAATAGGCCTTGATTCTATTACTAAAGAACTACAG
It includes:
- the LOC123526586 gene encoding carbohydrate sulfotransferase 1-like, with the protein product MVLLTGLYLHISVKYYDVLISSYMRSGSTLTGIILGWRADTFYLYEPFWKVSQWAYWHGNDTVCRSDYLDCRKVEPGKAVQDKSFPNNKYKDHPVSLVMAMKILRKIYSCQFDGLKRTVFDRHITVGLGGPSWSQMRTCMKSKGEFESCLQSYIPQNCKNATHRVAKVLRLSVDLLEDILRARKNLKVIHLFRDPRAIINSRIERKWYPPHKEERIIENAKTLCNKMLYDFQAGQKLSKLYPDRFMFVYYEDLSENPSGKSKELFKYFGMNLEEHKYRHVKKLSVFNNAAKRSERQNNTAFWWRKSLKWDIVQKMEPLCKDVFTELGYKIFTNVQEYQNLSTSSITIPNKYLILKVKENASQD